One genomic region from Chelmon rostratus isolate fCheRos1 chromosome 11, fCheRos1.pri, whole genome shotgun sequence encodes:
- the pwwp2b gene encoding PWWP domain-containing protein 2B isoform X1, protein MEAVAEELRAGSRVPVTIDQIVNDTLVVTLTYRERNYTGILLDCNKKTGLFCLPEFTAKPGACPISKPACEIPEVLSEEPVSKSPSQASHRPKDENTLPESSIPAAALPCPVPTPVPAGQTPYPPYFEGAPFPQPLWVRHSYSQWVPQPPPRPIKRKKRRTREPGRMTMSTIRLRPRQVLCEKCKNTLNSDEDSKDGMSNTKTSRKENALQSDDDGDDKDSPSKLSRKEDVIATKDTKRRENGTSLDSKRLRKDKRGEAEGEKFPGGDVIPHSPVIKISYSTPQGKGEVMKIPSRVHGSVKPFCPKQLVQNGVGENGKTPSDPTKEQRHILDATRSGLTVSIPKLKLTRPFTTVGQDLPSPKIRLRPPQRDGEESVVEYEAELVGGTRRRSPRVPGPCLPHSEDSGEGKNSLELWSGSSGEEAERGHSDLTLLINFRKRKADSSSLSVCSSDSLDESKSFSSDGTSPELCDLAPGEDLSVTSSSVPSREDCKTVPPLTVRLHTRSMTKCVTEEGHAVAVGDIVWGKIHGFPWWPARVLSISGTRKQETASCEAQWPQAKVAWFGSPTTSQLSVAKLSPFRELFRSRFNRKKKGMYRRAILEAAKAVGHMGPEITSLLSHCDTG, encoded by the exons ATGGAGGCTGTGGCCGAGGAGCTGCGGGCCGGCTCTCGGGTACCTGTCACTATCGATCAAATAGTTAACGATACACTGGTGGTGACGCTGACCTACCGAGAAAGGAACTACACGGGGATATTACTTGATTGCAACAAAAA GACCGGGCTATTCTGTCTCCCAGAATTCACGGCAAAACCCGGGGCCTGCCCAATATCTAAACCAGCTTGTGAAATCCCAGAAGTTCTGAGTGAGGAACCGGTTTCCAAATCTCCCAGCCAGGCTTCACACAGACCAAAGGATGAAAACACTCTCCCTGAAAGCAGCatacctgctgcagctcttcccTGTCCTGTACCCACACCAGTGCCAGCTGGACAGACTCCTTACCCTCCTTATTTTGAAGGAGCCCCCTTCCCTCAGCCCTTATGGGTGCGCCACAGCTACAGCCAATGGGTGCCTCAGCCCCCTCCACGACCAATCAAGAGAAAGAAGAGGCGAACGCGAGAGCCTGGTCGCATGACTATGAGTACTATCCGTCTGCGGCCTCGGCAGGTACTCTGTGAAAAGTGCAAGAACACACTGAATAGTGATGAGGACAGCAAAGATGGCATGAGCAACACTAAGACTTCTAGAAAAGAGAATGCACTACAGAGCGATGATGACGGCGACGACAAGGATAGCCCCTCTAAGCTGTCGAGAAAAGAGGACGTAATTGCAACCAAGGACACTAAGAGACGTGAAAATGGCACCAGCCTCGACAGCAAACGCCTCAGGAAGGACAAAAGGGGGGAAGCTGAAGGGGAGAAGTTCCCCGGAGGAGATGTTATCCCCCACAGTCCTGTCATAAAGATCTCCTACAGTACTCCACAGGGCAAGGGGGAGGTCATGAAGATCCCTTCGAGAGTCCACGGTTCAGTCAAGCCATTCTGCCCCAAACAGCTGGTGCAGAATGGTGTGGGAGAGAATGGCAAGACGCCTTCTGATCCTACCAAGGAGCAACGGCACATTCTAGATGCTACCAGGTCTGGCCTCACCGTGTCCATTCCCAAACTCAAACTAACCAGGCCCTTTACAACCGTGGGTCAGGACTTGCCTTCTCCAAAGATCCGCTTGAGACCCCCTCAGAGGGATGGTGAGGAGAGTGTGGTTGAGTATGAGGCAGAACTTGTAGGAGGCACCCGGAGACGAAGCCCCAGGGTGCCCGGTCCCTGCCTGCCCCATTCTGAAGACTCGGGGGAAGGCAAAAACTCTCTGGAGTTGTGGTCGGGCAGTtcaggagaggaggcagagcgcGGCCACAGCGACCTCACCCTTCTCATCAATTTCCGTAAGCGTAAAGCGGATTCTTCTAGCCTGTCAGTCTGCAGCAGCGACAGTCTAGATGAGTCCAAGTCTTTCAGCTCTGATGGTACCTCACCAGAACTGTGTGATCTGGCCCCAGGTGAAGACCTGTCCGTAACCTCATCTTCTGTACCCTCACGGGAAGACTGCAAGACAGTGCCGCCGCTTACGGTGCGGCTTCACACCCGCAGCATGACAAAGTGTGTAACAGAAGAGGGTCACGCCGTGGCGGTGGGCGACATTGTGTGGGGGAAGATTCACGGCTTCCCCTGGTGGCCAGCACGCGTCCTCAGCATCAGCGGCACCCGCAAGCAGGAGACGGCCAGTTGCGAGGCCCAGTGGCCCCAGGCAAAGGTGGCGTGGTTTGGTTCACCCACCACCTCCCAGCTCTCTGTTGCCAAACTGTCGCCCTTCAGAGAGCTCTTCAGGTCCCGCTTCAACCGCAAGAAGAAAGGCATGTACCGGAGAGCCATCTTAGAGGCAGCCAAGGCCGTGGGCCACATGGGCCCAGAGATTACATCGCTGCTTTCCCACTGCGACAC AGGCTGA
- the LOC121614360 gene encoding leucine-rich repeat-containing protein 27-like has protein sequence MCSPEKGEGVSDLQMSFVFGNSFVTPQPPHIPPEDAEPQEPHEHYSTETLCLSRTELTHVAESVLKNVAIKYLYLEGNQISCVPDSLFFSLPNLLWLDLRNNQITSLPAAIGSHRSLKTLLLEGNPISELPAELGNVITLKGLNLRNCPISFPPQDIVNQGLQSILQYLRSAMANRPVSTRKSSPELPEVEKLQLSELMGSSMEEHDESVDEDELQRFRELKDKMILLDEAELGSVAQCNRNMKSRLLPISTRKKATTKGGIIPEPSPFDTQHWKRPEERRKPAMKELKEKQALVEQRRKSQKAPQKWRTQAKITQGKKISEHKHKEHEIQRKGEEAETDSKPSMQDSSGSPRSQMPSMSVTECEEARSARALEQQGTTTEQMAAAERDVEEMRKLQARLPERKRNLGRNPENCFTVFTGDTFQSFLTSDKTV, from the exons ATGTGTTCCCCGGAGAAGGGGGAGGGGGTCTCCGACCTGCAGATGAGCTTTGTCTTCGGGAACAGTTTTGTCACACCGCAGCCCCCCCACATTCCGCCTGAGGATGCTGAGCCACAGGAGCCCCATGAACATTATTCAACAGAGACATTGTGTCTGAGCAGAACTGAGTTGACACATGTTGCAGAaagtgttttgaaaaatgtcGCTATAAAG TATTTATATCTTGAAGGCAACCAGATATCCTGTGTCCCAGATTCATTGTTCTTCAGCTTACCCAACCTGCTGTGGCTAGACCTCAGAAATAACCAAATTACATCACTCCCTGCCGCAATTGGCTCGCACAG GTCTTTGAAAACATTACTTTTGGAAGGAAATCCCATCTCAGAACTTCCAGCAGAGTTGG gaaatgtgATTACCCTCAAAGGCCTGAACCTGAGGAACTGCCCCATCAGTTTCCCTCCACAAGACATTGTGAACCAGGGGCTCCAGAGCATCCTCCAGTACCTCAGGAGTGCTATGGCTAATCGGCCAGTTAGCACAAGGAAGTCCTCCCCAG AGTTGCCAGAAGTGGAGAAGCTCCAGCTGTCAGAGCTGATGGGGTCCAGTATGGAGGAGCACGATGAGTCGGTGGATGAGGACGAGCTGCAGAGATTCAGGGAACTCAAAGACAAGATGATCCTGCTGGACGAAGCTGAGCTGGGCTCAGTAGCACAGTGCAATAGAAACATGAAGTCACGTCTTCTTCCTATTTCCACAAG AAAAAAGGCAACTACCAAGGGTGGCATAATTCCCGAGCCCTCCCCGTTTGACACGCAGCATTGGAAGAGGCCAGAAGAAAGGAGAAAGCCTGCAATGAAAGaactgaaagagaaacaagCTCTTGTTGAGCAGAGAAGAAA AAGCCAAAAGGCTCCTCAGAAGTGGCGTACACAAGCCAAGATCACACAGGGGAAGAAAATCTCTGAGCACAAGCACAAGGAGCATGaaatacaaagaaaaggagag gaagcagaaacagactCCAAACCTAGCATGCAGGACAGCAGTGGTAGCCCTCGGAGTCAGATGCCCAGCATGTCCGTCACAGAGTGTGAGGAGGCCAG ATCAGCCCGTGCGCTGGAGCAACAGGGCACGACCACTGAACAGATGGCAGCGGCAGAGCGAGATGTGGAAGAG ATGAGGAAGTTACAGGCTCGGCTTccggagaggaagagaaatttGGGAAGAAATCCTGAAAattgttttactgtcttcaCAGGAGACACCTTTCAGAGTTTTTTGACATCTGACAAGACAGTATAA
- the pwwp2b gene encoding PWWP domain-containing protein 2B isoform X2, producing MEAVAEELRAGSRVPVTIDQIVNDTLVVTLTYRERNYTGILLDCNKKTGLFCLPEFTAKPGACPISKPACEIPEVLSEEPVSKSPSQASHRPKDENTLPESSIPAAALPCPVPTPVPAGQTPYPPYFEGAPFPQPLWVRHSYSQWVPQPPPRPIKRKKRRTREPGRMTMSTIRLRPRQVLCEKCKNTLNSDEDSKDGMSNTKTSRKENALQSDDDGDDKDSPSKLSRKEDVIATKDTKRRENGTSLDSKRLRKDKRGEAEGEKFPGGDVIPHSPVIKISYSTPQGKGEVMKIPSRVHGSVKPFCPKQLVQNGVGENGKTPSDPTKEQRHILDATRSGLTVSIPKLKLTRPFTTVGQDLPSPKIRLRPPQRDGEESVVEYEAELVGGTRRRSPRVPGPCLPHSEDSGEGKNSLELWSGSSGEEAERGHSDLTLLINFRKRKADSSSLSVCSSDSLDESKSFSSDGTSPELCDLAPGEDLSVTSSSVPSREDCKTVPPLTVRLHTRSMTKCVTEEGHAVAVGDIVWGKIHGFPWWPARVLSISGTRKQETASCEAQWPQAKVAWFGSPTTSQLSVAKLSPFRELFRSRFNRKKKGMYRRAILEAAKAVGHMGPEITSLLSHCDT from the exons ATGGAGGCTGTGGCCGAGGAGCTGCGGGCCGGCTCTCGGGTACCTGTCACTATCGATCAAATAGTTAACGATACACTGGTGGTGACGCTGACCTACCGAGAAAGGAACTACACGGGGATATTACTTGATTGCAACAAAAA GACCGGGCTATTCTGTCTCCCAGAATTCACGGCAAAACCCGGGGCCTGCCCAATATCTAAACCAGCTTGTGAAATCCCAGAAGTTCTGAGTGAGGAACCGGTTTCCAAATCTCCCAGCCAGGCTTCACACAGACCAAAGGATGAAAACACTCTCCCTGAAAGCAGCatacctgctgcagctcttcccTGTCCTGTACCCACACCAGTGCCAGCTGGACAGACTCCTTACCCTCCTTATTTTGAAGGAGCCCCCTTCCCTCAGCCCTTATGGGTGCGCCACAGCTACAGCCAATGGGTGCCTCAGCCCCCTCCACGACCAATCAAGAGAAAGAAGAGGCGAACGCGAGAGCCTGGTCGCATGACTATGAGTACTATCCGTCTGCGGCCTCGGCAGGTACTCTGTGAAAAGTGCAAGAACACACTGAATAGTGATGAGGACAGCAAAGATGGCATGAGCAACACTAAGACTTCTAGAAAAGAGAATGCACTACAGAGCGATGATGACGGCGACGACAAGGATAGCCCCTCTAAGCTGTCGAGAAAAGAGGACGTAATTGCAACCAAGGACACTAAGAGACGTGAAAATGGCACCAGCCTCGACAGCAAACGCCTCAGGAAGGACAAAAGGGGGGAAGCTGAAGGGGAGAAGTTCCCCGGAGGAGATGTTATCCCCCACAGTCCTGTCATAAAGATCTCCTACAGTACTCCACAGGGCAAGGGGGAGGTCATGAAGATCCCTTCGAGAGTCCACGGTTCAGTCAAGCCATTCTGCCCCAAACAGCTGGTGCAGAATGGTGTGGGAGAGAATGGCAAGACGCCTTCTGATCCTACCAAGGAGCAACGGCACATTCTAGATGCTACCAGGTCTGGCCTCACCGTGTCCATTCCCAAACTCAAACTAACCAGGCCCTTTACAACCGTGGGTCAGGACTTGCCTTCTCCAAAGATCCGCTTGAGACCCCCTCAGAGGGATGGTGAGGAGAGTGTGGTTGAGTATGAGGCAGAACTTGTAGGAGGCACCCGGAGACGAAGCCCCAGGGTGCCCGGTCCCTGCCTGCCCCATTCTGAAGACTCGGGGGAAGGCAAAAACTCTCTGGAGTTGTGGTCGGGCAGTtcaggagaggaggcagagcgcGGCCACAGCGACCTCACCCTTCTCATCAATTTCCGTAAGCGTAAAGCGGATTCTTCTAGCCTGTCAGTCTGCAGCAGCGACAGTCTAGATGAGTCCAAGTCTTTCAGCTCTGATGGTACCTCACCAGAACTGTGTGATCTGGCCCCAGGTGAAGACCTGTCCGTAACCTCATCTTCTGTACCCTCACGGGAAGACTGCAAGACAGTGCCGCCGCTTACGGTGCGGCTTCACACCCGCAGCATGACAAAGTGTGTAACAGAAGAGGGTCACGCCGTGGCGGTGGGCGACATTGTGTGGGGGAAGATTCACGGCTTCCCCTGGTGGCCAGCACGCGTCCTCAGCATCAGCGGCACCCGCAAGCAGGAGACGGCCAGTTGCGAGGCCCAGTGGCCCCAGGCAAAGGTGGCGTGGTTTGGTTCACCCACCACCTCCCAGCTCTCTGTTGCCAAACTGTCGCCCTTCAGAGAGCTCTTCAGGTCCCGCTTCAACCGCAAGAAGAAAGGCATGTACCGGAGAGCCATCTTAGAGGCAGCCAAGGCCGTGGGCCACATGGGCCCAGAGATTACATCGCTGCTTTCCCACTGCGACACGTAG